TATACAGCGTATCTGTATGAGGAAGGCGAGCGTGTGACAGCGATCGCCGAAGACATTGAGACCGGTGAAGAAGCCGGTATTGAATGGCAAACGGGAACCGGCCTCCTCGCGGAGCTGTTGGAAGACCGGACGGGACTGACCCGTTTCGTGGATTACCGGAACTATCCGGAGCTGAGTATTCGTGTATATGCTTCGAATGAAGCAGGAGAGAGCGGGGCTTACGCGGAAGCGGGATTTGCGTCTTTTGTGTATGAGAATGAGCCGGCGGGGTTCGGAGCGCTGAGCATTGATTCATTTACGGGCAATGTCATCTTGGAATGGGAAGCAGTTCTTGGTGCAGTCAGGTATTATGTTGAAACTCCAGAAGGAGAGCTGATAGCCGAGAGTGAAGAGCGGAACCTTTCTATTGATTATCTGGTGGCAAACACGTTTTACAATAATTTCAGAATTATCGCTGAGGACAGAAACGGACATATAATCAGTGATGAGAAATTGGAATTTGAGACGGAAGAGATCAGTATAAATTTGATTCAGTATTATAAAAATGGCGATTATCTGTATATAGAGTGGGCAAAAATAGAAGATTACCAATCTGAAATGGATTTCAAAATAACTGTTTATGATGAAAACGAAAATGAACTGACCCAGATTATCACAAGCGATAATTCGGTTTCAATCATTGATAATGCCCTGAATATTCCGGGAGATCATCGAATTACAATCACTGTAATTGATATAGAAGAAGATACTGTGATTGGTGATGAATCATTTTCCATTGATACTAATGACCCTGCGTTGATTGACCCACCAGTTTCATTAAATGGAAAATTATCTGATTGGGGAGAGGTGACGGAAGTTGAGGTGCAGCCTGATTCATTAAACATAATCACAAAATTAAAGATTTCAGAGCTGAATTTGACAGGTGAAACAGACGTGGTTTATGCATTAAAGGGGTTAGCTGAAGGCAATATATTTACGCTTGCAGAGTCGGATCAGCAAGATGGAGATAAAATTAGTTTTAATTGGATTTATGAACAGAGTACTGGAATTCTTCCACCTGAAAATGGTGACTTCAACTTTCAGGAAGTTCAAATAGGGAGTCCAGAGCCTGAAATGGTATTTGTTACTGCATCGACCAATCAAGGCGAGGTAGTGCTGTTTCAAGAAGAGATGCCAAGGCCGCCAATAGTAGAGAGGGTTTTTGAATCGAGGATTAATGAAACGAGGAAAATCTTTATTTCAAGTGCCGGGGATACTGATTTCTATTTTATGCCTGAACGCGAAAATCCGGAGGTTCAGGCTGAAGATGGAACGACAAAAATTCTTCTCGATGAAGGCAAAGAAAATGTTGTGTTTGTCAAAGGACAAAATGGATTACTGTCTCTTTCCTCAATCAGCGGAAATGTTGAGCATGAGTGGATGATTCCATTTGAATTTAACCAGCGAGAACCTGAAATAATAGAACTTAATACAGAAGAACTGAAAGTCAGATTACCTGAAGAAGTTACAGCACTCCTTGAAGAACAAAACGAATACACTTTGGAAATTCTGATCAATGACAAACAATACAATGACTTGAACATCATTCAATCAGAAATTGTTCTTCCAATTGAAGATGCTGCTGCAACACAAAAAATTCAGATGAATGTTAAAAAACAAGACGAGGTTATGATAGAAGGATACTTTTTTGAGGAAATCGATATTCCTCATGAAGAATCTTTCGGCCCGTCAAATCTTGAAGTTTCATTTAATTTTGATAGTGATCCATGGACCACAAGCCTCTCTGGTGAATTTGATCCATCTTCTAATCTGAATAACCTGAATTGGTACGAACTTTTTGCATATGATGATAATGGTGAAAGGGTGCTGCAGGAGCCACTTACAATCATAGAGGATGATTTGTCTAACCCTTCGTTCGACTTCATTATTGATTCGACTTCAGTAGAGTTCGGTCCGGAAGATACAGATTCATTAAGAATTTATGCAAGGACCGATGAAGGGTTGTTCCAAGATTTTGACGAAGTTATGTATGAGAGTATTCAATACCCGGAAATTTCGTCATTTCTTACTGTGACAGAATTAGATCGCTCTGCGACACTGATGTGGACAGCTCTTTCTGATACTCACTCATACCAGCTTAGAGATGAAGAAAATGATGAAACAATCGAAGCATTTTCCGGGTTTGAATCCGGAACCAGTTATGAATATCAGATATCCGGTTTGGAACCGTCTACAAACTATGAAAAATTCCACTTGTATCGGTTTGATGCAAGTGGAAAGCAGATTGACAGTCAGCCACTTTCATTTACGACGGATGAACCATTAAATGTACCGGAAATTGAGGGTTTCAATATTATCGCTGGAGTCTCAATGATCGATTTGTTTTGGAGTGATTCTGACGAAATAGACTCTTATAACATTTATGTGAACGGAGTTTTTGTTCAACGTATTTCCGACACGATGTATTCATTTGAGGCTGAGCCAGGAACATCATATTCGATTAGGGTTGACGCCTTGGATCTAAATGAAAATGTTCAAAGCAGGTCGGAAACAGAAAGTGAGACAGATGAATTGGAGATAACCGTATCGAAAAATCCTGATCTTGTAACTGAAAACAGTATTGAATTGGATATTGAGAGCAATCTCTCCGGTGGCGTCAGTTACACATTCAGACTCTTGGATAGTGAGAGGAACGAAATTCGGGTTCTTGAAGAACAGTTTTCCCCTTTTCAAATAGAGGGGTTAGAACCTGGCACTGACTATATTTTAGAAACTAATGCCCTAATTATCGAAGGGGGAACAGGAGAAGCAACGAAAGAATTTGCGTTCAGTACAGCGCAGTCAGAAAACCAAGTTAATGGGAATCCTGATAATCTCGATTTAGATGGTGAATTAATCTTTGAAGGATCATCAGAGGACCAGACAAATGAACAGGAAGAAAAAGTGAATAACAAATTGTCGGAAGAACATGTCTCTGAAAATCCCGATGCTCCTGTTGAAAAAGAATCCTCTGAAGGGGATGAACAAGTCGATGCAGAGGATGAGGTTGAAGGCAGAACAGAAGATCAGGATAAAGAATCCCCGGAAAAGAATGAGGAAGGGGGAGAGGAACATGAGTAATTCCCTGAAGAAGACAGATCAAATAAAGAAAAAAAAGCTCATCATACCCTTTGGCAAAGGACTATTTTCTGTTGCAACTGTGATCGTTTTAAGCGCCTGCTTCAGCAATAACGCGGATGACGGGGACGATGCACAAAATGAAAACCCCAACGCCGGAAACAGTGACAACAACGACGCCGAAATGGTGATGGACGGTCAGGCGCTTCCGGATTCGGTGGAGATGTCCGTCGGTGAGATTGACGTTCTGACGGGACTTGACGGCATGGGTTACCAGAACGGAAATCCCGATGATACGAAGTTTAATCATCCGGCGGGGATCGTCCCGTTTGACGACGGTTTTCTGATCACGGATTCGGGGAACCATACGCTCCGCTATGTGTCGATGTCGGGTCAGAGTGAGACATTTGCCGGCAGATACGATGGGTATGATGAATACGGGGAGCCGGAAGGGCGCTTCGATCACGGGACCGGTGAAGAGGCGGGATTTGATACACCTCTCGGTCTGGTCTATGATGAAGACAGTGGACTCCTCTACGTCGCAGATGCCGGCAACGGCGCGATCCGGCGTGTGACGGAGGACGGGGAAGTATCAACGGTCGCTGAGGATCTCGATTACCCGACGGATCTTATTCTGTTGGACGGCAGTCTGATTGTCTCTGAGGCGCGGGCTCACGTGCTGACGCTTGTCGATCCGGAGAGCGGTGAGACGGAACATCTTGCCGGTGGCGGTTATGAAGAGGCAGACGGTGAGCTTGTCGGCCGGTTTGCCGACGGTTCCGGCGAGGGTGCCGGTTTTAACGAACCTTTCGGGCTCGCTGTATTGGAAGAGACGATTGTCGTTGCCGATTCCGGGAACCAGCGGATCCGTCAGGTGACGCTTGACGGTGAGGTGACGACCCTTGCCGGATCAGGTGACAACCTGATACCGGGTGCGGATTACATCACGCCGGGCTCTGATGACGGTCCTGTTTCGGAAGCCGGTTTCCATTTCCCGAGAGGTGTGGCGGTCCTGTCGAGCGGTGCAATTCTCGTTGCGGACACGTACAATCACAGACTGCGGCTGATCACGGAAGATGAAGTCCTGCCTGTGGCGGGTCACGGTGTTCACGGCATGGTGAACGGACCTGTGGAGGATGCTTTGTTTGACGGCCCCTATCACGTGGCGGTCTTCGGTGAGCGGATTCTCGTAACGGATCATTGGAATCATATGATCCGTGAAGTGGAACTGGTGGAATAAAAGAGGGGAGGCAGCGATGACGCCGTTTGAATTCTTACTGATTGGACACCTGATTGGCGATTATTTATTGCAAACGAGCTGGATGGCGGCGAACAAAGCGGTTAAATGGGTGCCTCTGCTTACGCATGTAACGGTGTATACGGCGGTGATTGCCGTTGTGGCCATGATCGGCTTCGGCGGCCTGTCACTCCTTGGTATTCTCGTCGTGTTTATCTCTCACATTCTTTTGGATCGCAAGGGATTCGTGCAGTGGTGGGTGGCGAAGGTGACGACGCCGCCTGACAGTGAAAAGAAGTGGCTGACAGTGATGACGGATCAGGCGTTCCATATCATCGTACTCGGCGCCGTGCTTTATTTATAAACAGCGACCTTGAGCGTGGAGGAGGTGCGACATGGCTGAACACAAGAACGAAGCGGCTGTGCAGGAGAAGATTACCGATCATGAGCGGTTGAGGCTGATCTTCTCCTACGTGACCAATATATCCGAAGAGAAAGATTTGAATAACCTGCTTCTCCTGATGGCGGATCTCGGTAAACAGCTGATTCAGGCCGACCGCTGCAGCCTGTGGCTTCTTGATGAGGAGAACCGGGAGTTGTGGACGATCGTGGCCCACGGGGTGGATGAACTTCGGATTCCCTACGGCACGGGCTTTGTCGGCCATGCCATCGAGCACAACCAGTCCATCATCATTAAAGACGCCTATGAGGATGACCGGTTTAATGCAGATGTGGATAAACAGACCGGTTACCGAACCCGTTCCATTCTCGTCATCCCGATTCACGACTCCAACGATGAGATCATCGGGGCGTACCAGGCGGTCAATAAAATGACGGAGGACTCGTTTTTCACGAAAGAGGATGAAGGGTATCTTGAGCTTGCGGCGTCCTACTCCGGTAAGGCGATCGAATCGGCGATTCTCTATAACGAAATTGAACGGACACAAAAGGAGATCATCTTCCGGATGGGCGAAATCGGTGAGTCGCGTTCGCAGGAGACGGCGAATCACGTCAAACGGGTTGCCGAGTATTCCCGGATTCTCGCCATCGCGCTCGGGATGAGTGAAGAAGAGGCGGATCTCCTGAAGATGGCCTCCCCGATGCATGACATCGGCAAGGTTGGGATACCCGACAGCATCCTCAATAAACCGGGGAAGCTGACGGATGAAGAATTCAAACGGATGCAGCGCCATACCGAGGACGGCTATCATCTTCTGAAGGACTCACCGCGGGAAATCCTGCAGACGGCGGCGGTCATCGCCCATGAGCACCATGAAAAGTGGAACGGCCGTGGTTATCCGAGGGGCATTGCCGGTGAGGAGATTCATATATTCGGCCGGATTACGGCGATTGCCGACGTCTTTGATGCTTTGGCCAGTGACCGGGTGTACAAAGCAGCCTGGCCAGTGGAGAAGATTATGAAGATCTTTAAAGAAGAGCGCGGTGAACATTTCGATCCAAAGCTCGTTGACCTGTTTTTTGAACATCTCGATGAGATCCTGGCGATTAAAGACGCCTACGCCGATCATTTTGATTAACAGTGAAAAAAATCCCCCTTTCGAACCCAAGGTCCGTAAGGGGGATTCGTGCGTCTCAGTTGGTGTGTCATCTGACTCCGCGGAGGATCTTCACCCCTTTGTTCAGACTCCAGTACCCGAAGAGAAACGTCACGGCACTGCCGTAAAAGAGGGCGGGTGCACCGAACAGGTCCATCATCAGCCCGAGAACGCCTGGTGCAATGATGGAGGCGCCCATGGAAAAGAGGTAGTAAAGTCCGGTGAAGAAGCCGATCTTGTTCGTCCCGCCAAGATCCGCGACGAGCGGATAGGCCTGGACGTTGACGAAGGCCCAGAAGATTCCGCCGATGAGAAGAACGATTGGCAGGAGCGTCAGATGACTCATGCCGAAGACGGCGCCGTCGATCAACGGCAGGGTCGGAATGAGAAAGAAGACGGCGGGCAACGCGAGAAGCCCGATGGACATGGCCGGCGCCTTGCCGATCTTCGTCCCGATGATGCCGGCGGGAATGGCGAAGAGGACGAAGGACAGACTGAAGAAGCCGAGGGTGAACCCGGCGGCATCCTCCGCCATACCGAGGTGTTCCACGGCATAAACGGTAAAAAGGGCTTCGACGGCGGCGTAGCCGATGAAGTAAATGAAGATGGCCAGAAGGATGTAAAACTGCCCCCGGAAGTCCGGCAGGAGGATCTTCTTAAACATCGTCTTCAGTGAGCCGGTTGCCTTGACCTCCTCAAGGTCATCGGCCGTGGCATCGGCGTAAGGCGGATGGCGGTCGACGACAAAGTAGAGCAGAATAAAGGCAAATAAAAGCAACAGGCCGGCGAGAATGAACGGATACGTCCGGTCGATCCCGTACAGGGTCGACAGACCGAAGAGGGCGACGATGGCCCCGACGCCGCCCATAAAGTTGATGATCCCGTTGGCCGTCGAGCGGTAAGCGGGTGGCGTATGGTCCGGCATGAGTGCGATCACGGGAGCGCGGTAGACCGTCATGGCAAGGAGAAAGACGATATCCACGACGAGGAGGACCCAGAGGGAGACCATCGCCCCGTAGGGGATGAGCGCAAAGAAGACGGCGGCAATGGGCATCCCGACGATGAGAAACGGCAGACGGTTGCCAAAGCGGGTGTTGATCCGGTCCGACCAGGTGCCAATGATCGGAATGAGAAGAACGGCAAAGAGGTTGTCGAGCCCCATGATCATTCCCCGGATCCCCCGGCTTTCAATAAAGTCACCGAGGATCAGTGGCATATAGGCATTGTAAAACGTCCAGATCAGCATCAGTGCAAAAAAACCGCTGCCGATGGCGAAGATTTTCGTTTTCGAGACCCCCTGGATCTTCTCAGTCATCATAATTCCCCCTCCGAGCCGGTCAGTCCGACTCTTCGATGATCATGGTGCGGATGCGGACAGCCTTC
This genomic window from [Bacillus] selenitireducens MLS10 contains:
- a CDS encoding HD-GYP domain-containing protein; the encoded protein is MAEHKNEAAVQEKITDHERLRLIFSYVTNISEEKDLNNLLLLMADLGKQLIQADRCSLWLLDEENRELWTIVAHGVDELRIPYGTGFVGHAIEHNQSIIIKDAYEDDRFNADVDKQTGYRTRSILVIPIHDSNDEIIGAYQAVNKMTEDSFFTKEDEGYLELAASYSGKAIESAILYNEIERTQKEIIFRMGEIGESRSQETANHVKRVAEYSRILAIALGMSEEEADLLKMASPMHDIGKVGIPDSILNKPGKLTDEEFKRMQRHTEDGYHLLKDSPREILQTAAVIAHEHHEKWNGRGYPRGIAGEEIHIFGRITAIADVFDALASDRVYKAAWPVEKIMKIFKEERGEHFDPKLVDLFFEHLDEILAIKDAYADHFD
- a CDS encoding NHL repeat-containing protein, which translates into the protein MSNSLKKTDQIKKKKLIIPFGKGLFSVATVIVLSACFSNNADDGDDAQNENPNAGNSDNNDAEMVMDGQALPDSVEMSVGEIDVLTGLDGMGYQNGNPDDTKFNHPAGIVPFDDGFLITDSGNHTLRYVSMSGQSETFAGRYDGYDEYGEPEGRFDHGTGEEAGFDTPLGLVYDEDSGLLYVADAGNGAIRRVTEDGEVSTVAEDLDYPTDLILLDGSLIVSEARAHVLTLVDPESGETEHLAGGGYEEADGELVGRFADGSGEGAGFNEPFGLAVLEETIVVADSGNQRIRQVTLDGEVTTLAGSGDNLIPGADYITPGSDDGPVSEAGFHFPRGVAVLSSGAILVADTYNHRLRLITEDEVLPVAGHGVHGMVNGPVEDALFDGPYHVAVFGERILVTDHWNHMIREVELVE
- a CDS encoding MFS transporter; amino-acid sequence: MMTEKIQGVSKTKIFAIGSGFFALMLIWTFYNAYMPLILGDFIESRGIRGMIMGLDNLFAVLLIPIIGTWSDRINTRFGNRLPFLIVGMPIAAVFFALIPYGAMVSLWVLLVVDIVFLLAMTVYRAPVIALMPDHTPPAYRSTANGIINFMGGVGAIVALFGLSTLYGIDRTYPFILAGLLLLFAFILLYFVVDRHPPYADATADDLEEVKATGSLKTMFKKILLPDFRGQFYILLAIFIYFIGYAAVEALFTVYAVEHLGMAEDAAGFTLGFFSLSFVLFAIPAGIIGTKIGKAPAMSIGLLALPAVFFLIPTLPLIDGAVFGMSHLTLLPIVLLIGGIFWAFVNVQAYPLVADLGGTNKIGFFTGLYYLFSMGASIIAPGVLGLMMDLFGAPALFYGSAVTFLFGYWSLNKGVKILRGVR
- a CDS encoding DUF3307 domain-containing protein, yielding MTPFEFLLIGHLIGDYLLQTSWMAANKAVKWVPLLTHVTVYTAVIAVVAMIGFGGLSLLGILVVFISHILLDRKGFVQWWVAKVTTPPDSEKKWLTVMTDQAFHIIVLGAVLYL